In a genomic window of Nesterenkonia halotolerans:
- a CDS encoding hotdog fold thioesterase, producing the protein MTSQHDALNHVSGSQDSAGPTPFPDEAERLARMEAAGIPSEYQPWTGPHGVTPLGVKMGLRYVEMHPDKLVATLPVAGNEQNMGLFHGGAHMVLAETLGSIAAILHARVNLGVDNAVVGTELGATHHRSVTEGLVTATCTPINLGRQLTSHQIVMTDDAGRRLSTARMTNMILPNRD; encoded by the coding sequence ATGACTTCTCAGCATGATGCACTCAATCACGTCTCCGGCAGCCAGGACTCCGCCGGACCCACCCCGTTCCCGGATGAAGCGGAGCGCCTCGCCCGGATGGAGGCGGCCGGGATTCCCAGCGAGTATCAGCCGTGGACCGGCCCGCACGGGGTCACCCCGCTGGGCGTGAAGATGGGGCTGCGCTACGTGGAGATGCACCCGGACAAGCTGGTGGCAACACTGCCCGTAGCGGGGAACGAGCAGAACATGGGGCTCTTCCACGGGGGCGCGCACATGGTGCTCGCCGAGACGCTGGGCTCCATCGCCGCGATCCTGCACGCCCGGGTGAACCTGGGCGTGGACAACGCGGTGGTCGGGACCGAACTCGGCGCCACCCACCATCGCTCGGTCACCGAGGGCCTGGTCACCGCGACCTGCACCCCGATCAATCTGGGCCGCCAGCTGACCAGCCACCAGATCGTGATGACCGACGACGCCGGCCGCCGCCTCTCGACCGCTCGGATGACGAACATGATCCTGCCGAACCGGGACTGA
- a CDS encoding glycosyltransferase family 4 protein produces MARPRIYFVVQPTVAHYREPLLRQLLESSRYDFDLVGRFKNSEASSADTIHSAAEDVLDKVRPLRFSAVRQFWWEHGQVREIWRGEHDAYVIAGRIPTVSAWVASAVAALRGRTLIMWGHGWKRPEDGLKRRIRLAFYRLTDGLLVYGDRAKELGSSYGVPAEKIQVIYNSIYPESRIGAAREMAASAGAETSPRAADDDAGSPATIIYSSRLTARHRLDLLADALGGMDAEVRPKVLIVGEGAERPRLEQVFAAHGVDAEFLGAVYDYAELRALYAQADLAVSVGGAGLNVTQAMSFGVPVLAEDGNPDSSPEIEAVLEGVTGRYYQSGDALSLRRVLAELLASPEQLRHLGEASLAVVRDRYTAEKHAEAIQNALDVLLSRAARRP; encoded by the coding sequence ATGGCGCGTCCCCGGATCTACTTCGTGGTCCAGCCGACCGTGGCGCACTACCGCGAGCCGCTGCTGCGCCAGCTGTTGGAGTCCTCACGCTACGACTTTGACCTCGTGGGCCGGTTCAAGAACTCGGAAGCCTCCAGTGCAGACACCATCCATTCCGCCGCCGAGGATGTCCTCGACAAGGTCCGCCCGCTGCGGTTCTCCGCAGTCCGCCAGTTCTGGTGGGAGCACGGTCAGGTCCGCGAGATCTGGCGCGGTGAGCACGATGCCTATGTGATCGCCGGCAGGATCCCCACCGTCTCCGCCTGGGTCGCCTCCGCGGTTGCCGCGCTGCGCGGACGCACGCTGATCATGTGGGGGCACGGCTGGAAGCGCCCCGAGGACGGGCTCAAGCGCCGCATCCGCCTCGCGTTCTACCGGCTGACCGACGGCCTCCTGGTCTACGGTGACCGGGCCAAGGAGCTGGGCAGCTCCTACGGAGTGCCGGCGGAGAAGATCCAGGTCATCTACAACAGCATCTATCCGGAATCGAGGATCGGCGCGGCCCGGGAGATGGCAGCGTCCGCCGGCGCGGAGACTTCTCCCCGCGCAGCCGACGACGACGCCGGCTCGCCCGCCACGATCATCTACAGCTCCCGGCTCACGGCCCGGCACCGCCTGGACCTGCTCGCCGACGCCCTCGGCGGCATGGACGCGGAGGTGCGGCCCAAGGTCCTGATCGTCGGCGAGGGCGCCGAGCGTCCCCGGCTCGAGCAGGTCTTCGCCGCCCACGGGGTGGACGCGGAGTTCCTCGGAGCCGTCTATGACTACGCCGAGCTGCGCGCGCTCTACGCGCAGGCTGATCTCGCCGTCTCGGTGGGCGGCGCCGGACTCAACGTCACTCAGGCGATGAGCTTCGGTGTGCCGGTGCTCGCCGAGGACGGCAACCCCGACTCGAGCCCCGAGATCGAGGCAGTCCTCGAGGGCGTCACCGGGCGGTATTACCAGAGTGGTGACGCGCTCTCCCTGCGTCGGGTGCTCGCCGAGCTCCTCGCGTCCCCCGAGCAGCTGAGGCATCTGGGGGAGGCGAGCCTCGCCGTCGTGCGGGATCGCTACACCGCCGAGAAGCACGCCGAAGCGATCCAGAACGCCCTGGATGTGCTGCTCTCCCGCGCGGCGAGGCGGCCCTAG